In Leifsonia sp. ZF2019, a genomic segment contains:
- a CDS encoding AAA family ATPase has translation MTITPEQTAWFQSTFAQLVDNVEQAVLGKRHIVELVFATLLSEGHVLLEDVPGTGKTALARALGQTIRGTSTRIQFTPDLLPGDVTGITVYDQKRGEFEFHTGPIFANVVLADEINRASPKTQSALLEVMEEGRVTVDGVTRPVGVPFVVIATQNPVEQAGTYRLPEAQLDRFMIRASIGYPDDASTLRILQGAMRPRREVPEIVDAQLIVTMSDLVGGVYSSPLVLDYIMRLIAATRRASEVKLGVSVRGGLALARLASTWAVAHGRSFVTPDDVRDLALPVLAHRLVLNPDAEFDGVSPDAVIGQILLDVEAPVENGAA, from the coding sequence ATGACCATCACCCCCGAACAGACCGCCTGGTTCCAGTCGACGTTCGCCCAGCTCGTCGACAACGTCGAGCAGGCCGTGCTCGGCAAGCGGCACATCGTCGAGCTCGTCTTCGCGACCCTCCTTAGCGAGGGACACGTGCTGCTCGAGGACGTCCCCGGCACCGGCAAGACGGCGCTCGCCCGGGCGCTCGGCCAGACGATCCGCGGCACCTCGACGCGCATCCAGTTCACCCCCGACCTGCTCCCGGGCGACGTGACCGGCATCACCGTCTACGACCAGAAGCGCGGCGAGTTCGAGTTCCACACCGGACCGATCTTCGCCAATGTCGTGCTCGCCGACGAGATCAACCGCGCCAGCCCGAAGACACAGTCGGCGCTGCTGGAGGTGATGGAGGAGGGGCGTGTCACCGTCGACGGCGTGACGCGGCCGGTCGGTGTCCCGTTCGTGGTGATCGCCACCCAGAACCCGGTCGAACAGGCCGGAACCTACCGCCTCCCGGAGGCGCAGCTGGACCGTTTCATGATCCGCGCCTCCATCGGCTATCCGGACGACGCCTCCACGCTGCGGATCCTCCAGGGGGCGATGCGCCCGCGCCGCGAGGTCCCGGAGATCGTGGATGCACAGCTGATCGTGACGATGTCCGATCTGGTGGGCGGCGTCTACAGCAGCCCCCTGGTGCTCGACTACATCATGCGCCTGATCGCGGCGACCCGGCGGGCGAGCGAGGTGAAGCTCGGCGTGAGCGTGCGCGGCGGACTCGCCCTCGCGCGGCTCGCCTCGACCTGGGCCGTCGCGCACGGTCGCAGCTTCGTCACGCCCGACGACGTGCGCGACCTGGCCCTCCCGGTGCTGGCGCACCGTCTCGTGCTAA